From Mucilaginibacter inviolabilis, a single genomic window includes:
- a CDS encoding metallophosphoesterase — protein MKTRIPAIILLWLIIDIYFFSAVATLTANTSIYLAYWLFDALLAGTIIYSAFTRNTKLVSWLMALMLLSFVPKLVSSIVLVLEDFTRLFRGFPPRSYGVSEFVLVVAAVFFGLLLFGITRGRHYYKVRRETLFFDDLPERFDGFTITQLSDIHSGSFSDARGVQKGLDLVNAQGSDMILFTGDLVNNQATEMDPWIPAFAGLEAPYGKYSVLGNHDYGDYMQWENKADQQANLTRLKEVHQEIGFRLLLNEATPIQKDNQAIALIGVENWGKGGFHKYGDLKKATANVPNEAFKILMSHDPSHWDAVTLGHHQPIHLTLSGHTHGAQFGFELFGFKWSPIKYIYKQWAGLYQKSGLYLYVNRGFGFLGLKGRIGIWPEIAVLTLKRRSLI, from the coding sequence ATGAAAACACGAATCCCTGCCATTATCCTTTTATGGCTCATTATTGATATTTACTTTTTTTCGGCAGTTGCAACGCTTACTGCTAATACATCCATATACCTGGCTTATTGGTTATTTGATGCCTTGTTGGCCGGTACCATTATATACAGTGCATTTACCCGGAATACGAAACTCGTATCCTGGCTAATGGCCCTGATGCTGTTATCTTTTGTGCCCAAGCTGGTCAGTTCTATTGTATTGGTATTGGAAGATTTTACCCGTCTGTTTCGGGGCTTTCCTCCCCGCAGTTATGGTGTGAGTGAGTTTGTATTAGTAGTGGCGGCCGTGTTTTTCGGGCTGTTGCTATTTGGTATCACGCGTGGTCGGCATTATTATAAAGTGCGCCGGGAAACGCTCTTTTTTGACGATTTGCCCGAAAGATTTGACGGTTTTACGATTACTCAACTATCTGACATCCACTCCGGCAGTTTCAGCGATGCCCGTGGCGTACAGAAAGGTCTCGACCTGGTAAACGCCCAGGGAAGTGACATGATCTTGTTCACTGGCGACCTGGTCAATAACCAGGCCACCGAAATGGATCCCTGGATACCGGCATTTGCCGGGCTTGAGGCACCTTATGGCAAATATTCAGTATTGGGCAATCACGATTACGGCGACTACATGCAATGGGAAAACAAAGCCGATCAGCAGGCCAACCTTACCCGCCTGAAAGAGGTACACCAGGAAATCGGGTTCAGATTATTGCTGAACGAGGCAACCCCTATTCAAAAAGATAACCAGGCCATCGCCCTCATCGGTGTAGAAAACTGGGGTAAAGGCGGTTTTCATAAATATGGCGATCTTAAAAAAGCAACAGCCAATGTGCCTAACGAGGCCTTCAAGATCCTGATGTCGCATGATCCATCGCACTGGGATGCAGTAACGCTTGGTCATCACCAGCCTATCCACCTCACCCTTTCGGGCCATACGCATGGTGCACAATTTGGATTTGAACTGTTCGGTTTTAAATGGAGCCCCATCAAATACATCTATAAACAGTGGGCTGGTCTTTATCAAAAAAGCGGTCTTTACCTTTATGTAAACCGGGGCTTTGGCTTTCTGGGTTTAAAAGGCCGCATAGGTATCTGGCCCGAAATAGCAGTGCTTACCTTAAAGCGCAGATCCCTGATTTAA
- a CDS encoding DUF3108 domain-containing protein produces the protein MKKVLFVIITLLGINVTAFAQSLKEMTNYSMSIFLAGKTTIALTQSVEIDTGKNKVAVYTAMINPLTKKNDVADTSIIDASTLAPIYHASVNSDHNYELHFGNNAITGYYIDKRTQKNTAIKDPVNLPLIDGSSLDYMFTKLPLSAGFKKNFNVYNYNPNGQSSISKASIGDVENDTYASIHYGNRNVWKVSMTAITPNGEQRKYIYYLDKDTRRLWHYDVEIGGKMIFSAVNNEDDYNPYHSTFDKKETLKLITEGKSVISGQAFARENDAAIKGIAIINLNKKQVAQMGTAVILIPYTDFFKEWYEQNKKASKTGKSAPLPMSAIQCIKTTKISDNEGHFEFTNLMPGDYLLITQFTMKHGASQTEVTGYTDTYINGTYQGTNTNTTTHYFNVLMTASAQKVVTIKQDGETAVVKLKQTQQ, from the coding sequence ATGAAAAAAGTACTATTTGTTATAATTACACTGTTGGGAATAAATGTTACAGCATTTGCCCAATCTTTAAAAGAAATGACGAATTATAGCATGTCCATTTTTTTGGCAGGCAAAACTACCATCGCGTTAACCCAATCGGTAGAAATCGATACAGGCAAAAATAAGGTAGCAGTTTATACGGCCATGATTAACCCGCTCACAAAAAAGAATGATGTTGCAGATACCAGTATAATTGATGCATCTACACTCGCCCCTATTTACCATGCGTCTGTTAACTCCGATCATAACTATGAGCTTCATTTTGGTAACAATGCAATTACCGGCTATTATATTGATAAACGGACCCAAAAAAATACCGCTATAAAGGATCCGGTAAATCTGCCATTAATTGACGGCAGTTCGCTTGACTATATGTTTACTAAACTTCCGCTTTCGGCAGGGTTCAAAAAAAATTTCAATGTTTATAATTACAATCCTAATGGCCAATCGAGTATCTCAAAAGCATCTATTGGTGATGTGGAAAATGACACCTATGCGAGTATCCATTATGGCAATCGTAATGTATGGAAAGTTAGCATGACAGCTATTACCCCAAACGGCGAGCAGCGCAAATACATTTATTATCTTGATAAAGATACTCGCAGATTATGGCATTATGATGTTGAAATAGGTGGCAAAATGATTTTCTCAGCCGTTAATAATGAGGATGATTACAACCCGTATCATAGCACATTTGACAAAAAAGAAACCCTTAAACTCATAACGGAAGGTAAATCTGTAATTTCGGGGCAAGCCTTTGCCCGGGAAAATGATGCAGCTATAAAAGGCATAGCTATTATAAATCTCAATAAAAAGCAGGTGGCGCAAATGGGTACAGCTGTAATATTAATCCCATATACCGATTTTTTTAAGGAGTGGTATGAACAAAATAAAAAAGCCAGCAAAACAGGAAAATCCGCACCGCTGCCCATGTCAGCAATCCAATGTATCAAAACAACAAAAATATCTGATAATGAAGGGCATTTTGAATTTACCAATCTGATGCCTGGCGACTATCTACTGATAACACAATTTACCATGAAGCATGGTGCTTCCCAAACTGAAGTTACAGGCTACACGGATACTTATATCAATGGAACATATCAGGGCACTAATACAAATACAACTACACATTACTTTAACGTGCTCATGACAGCCAGTGCCCAAAAAGTGGTAACCATAAAACAAGATGGTGAAACCGCAGTGGTTAAATTAAAGCAAACACAACAGTAA